A single Micromonospora luteifusca DNA region contains:
- a CDS encoding EsaB/YukD family protein: MSDQRSLVTVVGSRRRVDVALPAGAPVGEYASRLADLCGQDSHDVFPPAWSLAPATAAPLALEHSLADAGIADGAVLYLVDVAGDPGGEPAIEDIEELVADETAGYRRRESPRGLVVIAFALAWLAAAGLLLLRLDAGVTAAIALTAAALVLLGASWAVRQRRSAVPPAMCLIMSLTAALCLASAGGLLASMMDAALWWVGLVVGANVGVVMALATTPEIILFAVELQLLVGTLLLPLFLALRVSAAEAAAAVTVAAVALLGGSKWIAGSISAWASQPPKPKPGAPIAQAVTMLLVRARRILAVVIAGPVLALAVALPVLAVSGGWWGIALAAVASAGLLIRTKQAGFASEAVMLGAGGFIGLFAVLAALADRLGGQGLTALVLTAGGLVVLGTGLTLTLVQLPLTDATRDVSLGGAAAAGRRSAVDIVGMLCGLAVAPLAMGLYGVYSELSAMGRGLVD; encoded by the coding sequence ATGTCCGACCAGCGCAGCCTGGTGACCGTCGTCGGCTCCCGGCGGCGGGTCGACGTCGCCCTGCCCGCCGGAGCCCCCGTCGGAGAGTACGCGTCCCGCCTCGCGGACCTCTGTGGCCAGGACAGTCATGACGTTTTTCCGCCCGCGTGGTCCCTCGCCCCCGCGACCGCGGCACCGCTGGCGCTGGAGCACTCCCTGGCCGACGCCGGGATCGCCGACGGTGCGGTGCTGTACCTGGTCGACGTCGCCGGCGATCCCGGCGGCGAGCCGGCCATCGAGGACATCGAGGAACTCGTCGCCGACGAGACCGCCGGGTACCGTCGGCGCGAGTCGCCGCGTGGTCTCGTCGTCATCGCGTTCGCCCTGGCCTGGCTGGCCGCGGCCGGTCTTCTCCTGCTGCGGCTCGACGCCGGGGTCACGGCGGCCATCGCACTGACCGCCGCAGCACTGGTGCTGCTGGGCGCCTCCTGGGCGGTACGGCAGCGGCGTTCGGCCGTGCCGCCCGCGATGTGCCTGATCATGTCCCTGACGGCGGCACTGTGCCTGGCCTCGGCCGGGGGGCTGTTGGCCTCCATGATGGACGCCGCCCTGTGGTGGGTCGGGCTGGTGGTCGGCGCGAACGTCGGCGTGGTGATGGCGCTGGCCACCACGCCCGAGATCATCCTGTTCGCGGTCGAGCTGCAGCTCCTGGTCGGCACGCTCCTGCTGCCGCTGTTCCTCGCGCTGCGGGTGAGTGCCGCCGAGGCGGCGGCGGCGGTCACGGTCGCCGCGGTCGCGCTGCTCGGCGGCTCGAAGTGGATCGCCGGCAGTATCTCGGCGTGGGCCTCCCAGCCGCCGAAGCCGAAGCCGGGCGCGCCCATCGCACAGGCGGTCACCATGCTGCTGGTCCGCGCCCGGCGGATCCTCGCCGTGGTCATCGCGGGTCCGGTGCTCGCGCTCGCCGTCGCGCTGCCGGTGCTGGCGGTCTCCGGTGGCTGGTGGGGTATCGCGTTGGCCGCCGTCGCCAGCGCGGGGCTGCTCATCCGGACCAAGCAGGCGGGCTTCGCCAGCGAGGCCGTCATGCTCGGCGCGGGCGGCTTCATTGGTCTGTTCGCGGTGCTCGCCGCGCTCGCCGACCGGTTGGGTGGGCAGGGCCTCACGGCGCTCGTCCTCACGGCCGGCGGGCTGGTGGTGCTCGGCACCGGCCTGACCCTCACGCTGGTCCAGCTACCGCTCACCGACGCGACCAGGGACGTCTCGCTGGGCGGCGCCGCCGCGGCCGGACGCCGGTCGGCCGTCGACATCGTCGGAATGCTCTGTGGCCTCGCGGTCGCGCCGCTGGCCATGGGCCTCTACGGCGTGTACAGCGAGCTGAGCGCGATGGGGCGCGGCCTGGTCGACTGA
- a CDS encoding WXG100 family type VII secretion target: MPDIYNTPLKVPESLGGAAPYINGVAGEIIDQLVMLESKLSPISTTWTGESATFFEDQRLAWNVASDGLFGPEGVLGMIAHALRVNYDNYTEAELANTQTWRH, encoded by the coding sequence ATGCCCGACATCTACAACACCCCGCTGAAGGTCCCCGAGTCCCTCGGGGGTGCCGCCCCGTACATCAACGGCGTCGCGGGAGAGATCATCGACCAGCTCGTCATGCTGGAGAGCAAGCTATCGCCGATCTCCACCACCTGGACCGGTGAGTCGGCCACGTTCTTCGAGGACCAGCGTCTGGCGTGGAACGTGGCCTCGGACGGGCTCTTCGGCCCGGAAGGGGTGCTGGGCATGATCGCACACGCGCTCCGGGTGAACTACGACAACTACACCGAGGCCGAGCTCGCCAACACCCAGACGTGGAGGCACTGA
- a CDS encoding WXG100 family type VII secretion target, whose product MPFGVTPEYIATAAIDCDTTASEIEQSLTAVRQYVVSLRDEWEGVAAQNFDSVMHDFDVFGTMLHNALLNIGAGLRGNFNNYVDVEDFAAGNLVTVNNEIPGVYL is encoded by the coding sequence GTGCCGTTCGGCGTAACACCGGAATACATCGCCACCGCGGCGATCGACTGCGATACGACCGCGTCCGAGATCGAACAGAGTCTCACGGCCGTACGGCAATACGTCGTCTCCCTGCGTGACGAGTGGGAGGGCGTCGCCGCCCAGAACTTCGACTCGGTCATGCACGACTTCGACGTGTTCGGCACGATGCTGCACAACGCTTTGCTCAACATCGGGGCCGGCCTGCGCGGCAACTTCAACAACTACGTCGACGTCGAGGACTTCGCGGCGGGCAACCTGGTCACGGTCAACAACGAGATCCCCGGCGTCTATCTGTGA